One window from the genome of Solea solea chromosome 2, fSolSol10.1, whole genome shotgun sequence encodes:
- the LOC131455426 gene encoding uncharacterized protein LOC131455426 — protein sequence MVKQRLLGLKCKFRKDELFHKEYTSFFTDVIRKGYAEKVPQHQLDGENGKVWYIPHHGVRHPRKGTLRVVFDCSAEFKGASLNSQLFQGPNLTSSLLGVLARFRQEPVAFMGDIQSMFYQVKVAEEDKDFLRFLWWPDGKVSQEIVEYRMTVHLFGAVSSPSCASYALRRTAEDNNAHFPSEVVKTVRQNFYVDDCLKSLPSEEEAVVMVKALRDLCLKGGFTLTKWISNSRTVLQTIEEEHRAKDWKELDLDRDELPVERALGLQWCVESDTFKFKMMVKEQAQSRRGLLSIIYSVYDPLGFLAPVTLPAKVMLQELCRRRCGWDDNIPADISHQWTGWLEDLKRLTSFKVKRCIKPKHFGHPIKAELHNFSDASEDGFGTVTYLRIENSKGQVHVSFLLGKARVTPLKQITIPRLELTAAVLAVRVDQMLRAELELPLDQSTFWTDSTSVLKYIKNEDRRFHTFVANRVSTIRDATHVSQWRYVNTKDNPADYASRGMKVGDLLNGGSWIEGPRFLFDPEKDWPSDITEATIAADDVEVKRDVTVNTIITQDFPNATDQLLLYFSDWRKLKVAVAWFLKWKRILLQLKQRRKELYALEINRRDAAGSHVSLEMERAKKAMSRTLSAENLLDAEVSIIRYSQQKRFKEEIAALSAGKCVSRDSSIYKLDPCLDDGLVRVGGRLSKAALPEEVKHPLILSKDQHISTLILRHMHQQVGHGGRNHTLSKLRKRFWITSATSAVRKIISQCSFCRRYKGKLGEQKMADLPKERLLPDLPPFTNVGVDYFGPLEVKRGRGVCKRYGVIFTCFASRAVHLEVASSLDTDACINTLRRFISRRGQVSSMRSDNGTNFVGAEKELRGALASLNHKQIQRVLLQDGIQWRFNPPAASHHGGVWERVIRMHGLQLSCRPELSELTAVLVSDM from the exons ATGGTCAAGCAAAGGCTGCTAGGATTGAAGTGTAAGTTCAGAAAAGATGAACTGTTTCATAAGGAATACACCAGTTTCTTCACTGATGTTATAAGGAAAGGCTACGCAGAGAAAGTGCCTCAACATCAACTGGATGGAGAAAATGGAAAAGTTTGGTATATTCCCCATCATGGTGTGCGTCATCCCAGAAAAGGTACCttacgtgttgtgtttgactGTTCAGCTGAGTTTAAAGGTGCCTCACTCAACAGCCAGCTTTTTCAAGGCCCAAACCTGACCAGTTCACTGCTAGGAGTCCTTGCCAGATTCAGACAGGAGCCAGTAGCGTTCATGGGAGACATTCAGTCTATGTTCTACCAGGTTAAAGTGGCTGAAGAGGACAAGGACTTTCTTCGCTTCCTATGGTGGCCTGATGGTAAAGTGAGCCAAGAGATTGTGGAATATCGGATGACAGTTCATTTGTTTGGCGCAGTCTCATCCCCAAGTTGTGCCAGTTATGCACTCAGGAGGACAGCAGAAGACAATAATGCTCACTTCCCATCAGAGGTGGTAAAAACAGTCAGGCAAAATTTTTATGTTGACGACTGTTTGAAGAGCTTGCCCTCAGAGGAGGAGGccgttgtgatggttaaagctCTTAGGGACCTCTGCCTAAAGGGAGGCTTTACTTTGACAAAGTGGATCAGTAACAGCCGGACAGTGCTGCAAACCATTGAAGAGGAGCATAGAGCTAAAGACTGGAAAGAACTGGATCTGGATAGAGATGAGCTTCCAGTCGAGAGAGCCCTTGGACTACAGTGGTGTGTGGAGTCAGACacgttcaaattcaaaatgatggTGAAAGAGCAAGCACAGAGCAGAAGAGGATTGTTGTCTATAATCTATTCAGTTTATGATCCCTTGGGGTTTCTTGCACCAGTGACACTGCCAGCAAAGGTTATGCTGCAAGAGCTCTGTCGCAGACGTTGTGGGTGGGATGACAACATACCTGCAGACATTAGCCATCAGTGGACAGGATGGCTGGAGGATCTGAAAAGGTTGACTTCATTCAAAGTGAAGAGATGCATTAAGCCAAAACACTTTGGACACCCCATTAAAGCAGAGCTGCACAACTTTTCTGATGCCAGTGAAGATGGATTTGGCACCGTCACCTACCTCAGAATTGAAAACAGCAAGGGCCAGGTCCATGTCTCCTTCTTGCTGGGAAAGGCAAGAGTCACCCCATTGAAACAGATAACCATTCCTCGTCTGGAGCTTACAGCTGCTGTCCTCGCCGTTCGAGTGGATCAGATGTTGAGAGCAGAATTGGAGCTGCCACTGGATCAGTCAACTTTCTGGACAGATAGTACTTCAGTGCTCAAGTATATAAAAAATGAGGACAGACGTTTCCACACATTTGTGGCGAATCGGGTGTCAACCATCAGAGATGCAACTCATGTGTCTCAGTGGAGGTACGTCAACACCAAAGACAACCCTGCTGACTACGCCTCTAGAGGTATGAAGGTTGGAGATCTGTTGAATGGTGGTAGCTGGATTGAAGGCCCAAGGTTTCTTTTTGACCCAGAAAAGGATTGGCCTTCAGACATCACAGAGGCCACAATTGCAGCCGATGATGTAGAGGTCAAAAGGGATGTCACAGTAAACACAATCATTACTCAGGATTTCCCTAATGCTACAGACCAGCTCCTATTATACTTCTCTGATTGGAGGAAACTTAAGGTGGCAGTTGCATGGTTTCTCAAATGGAAGAGGATTCTTCTGCAGTTAAAGCAAAGGAGAAAGGAATTGTATGCTCTTGAGATCAACAGAAGGGATGCAGCTGGATCACATGTGTCACTGGAGATGGAGAGGGCCAAGAAAGCAATGAGTCGAactttgtcagctgagaatCTTTTGGATGCTGAAGTTTCCATCATTCGTTACAGTCAGCAGAAAAGGTTCAAAGAGGAGATTGCTGCCCTATCAGCTGGAAAATGTGTGTCACGAGACAGTTCTATTTACAAACTAGACCCATGTCTGGATGATGGACTTGTGAGAGTTGGAGGCCGATTGAGTAAGGCAGCTTTACCAGAAGAGGTAAAGCATCCACTCATCTTGTCAAAAGATCAACACATCTCCACACTCATATTAAGACACATGCACCAACAAGTTGGCCACGGTGGAAGAAATCATACGCTGTCAAAGTTGCGAAAAAGGTTCTGGATAACAAGCGCCACTTCAGCTGTGAGaaaaatcatatcacaatgCAGCTTCTGCAGACGATACAAAGGGAAGTTGGGTGAGCAAAAAATGGCGGACCTACCAAAGGAAAGGCTCCTTCCCGATCTCCCTCCCTTCACAAATGTGGGAGTAGATTACTTTGGGCCTTTAGAGGTGAAGAGAGGTCGAGGTGTGTGTAAACGTTATGGTGTCATCTTTACCTGTTTTGCAAGCAGAGCTGTTCATTTGGAAGTAGCTTCATCATTGGATACTGATGCATGTATTAATACGTTACGAAGGTTCATCAGCCGAAGAGGACAGGTATCTTCTATGCGCTCAGATAATGGTACAAACTTTGTGGGAGCTGAAAAAGAACTGAGAGGAGCACTTGCATCTCTAAATCACAAGCAGATACAGAGAGTGCTATTGCAAGATGGCATCCAGTGGAGATTTAACCCCCCTGCAGCATCACACCATGGTGGTGTCTGGGAACGGGTCATTCGTATG CACGGCCTGCAGCTGTCGTGTAGACCGGAGTTGTCTGAGCTGACGGCGGTGTTGGTCTCAGACATGTGA
- the LOC131474585 gene encoding mid1-interacting protein 1-B-like, translating to MMMQLAETHNQKNSLFTAMNRFLGAVNNMDQTVMVPSLLRDVPLDEDSEMMSSMRSDEEEGDMYSYYQLLKSIRSDMEWGVRCASADERRKESMKITRMNSSASTSSSSSSSSSSSSSASSSSSFDEDDEEDGDLQKMFQYHLTGLQDVLSKLTHQAVSLTKRYKQEIGIGGWGH from the coding sequence ATGATGATGCAGCTGGCAGAAACGCACAACCAGAAAAACTCCCTCTTCACCGCCATGAATCGCTTCCTCGGCGCCGTGAACAACATGGACCAGACCGTCATGGTGCCCAGCCTGCTGCGGGACGTCCCGCTGGACGAGGACAGTGAGATGATGAGCTCCATGAGATCGGATGAGGAAGAGGGGGACATGTACAGCTACTACCAGCTGCTCAAGTCCATCCGCAGTGACATGGAGTGGGGGGTCCGCTGCGCCTCCGCCGACGAGAGGCGCAAGGAGAGCATGAAGATCACCCGCATGAACTCGTCCGCGtccacctcctcctcgtcttcttcctcctcatcctcctcctcctccgcgtcgtcatcgtcgtcattCGATGAAGACGATGAAGAGGACGGAGATTTGCAGAAGATGTTCCAGTACCACCTGACCGGACTACAGGATGTGCTGTCCAAGCTCACGCATCAGGCCGTTTCTCTCACCAAGCGCTACAAACAGGAGATTGGCATCGGGGGATGGGGCCATTAA